In Methanobrevibacter sp., a single window of DNA contains:
- a CDS encoding Ig-like domain repeat protein — translation MNKKVAMAVFLAFVLFFSISAIQASDVNVDGPSLNSGNDVSLQIQDCFKSDELGATNSNNVSTNDNQVFLKENVKNKTELSSPASRVYVNGSYGVVLKDVNTNNVLANKKINFIINNIAYTATTDANGIAGVNLNINPGTYTVMAYFNGDNDFEVSNLTSEVRIASTIQAKNLTKYYNGATQYMAKFLDSKGNLLVNKIVTITVNGNSYTRKTNSKGLISLPMNFKPGIYKVVSTNPLTGYKITTTFEILSTITSYDLKKVIGDDNRFVVKFFKKDGKPLANKQVKIKINGKTYKYKTDSNGLVSLSFNSYKKGTYDVVSYNTDGLSKTNKVTLFNVAITKLTTADNFYTFLPNDAKEIKVKFTTSLGGNSNSGKNINVNINGVTYSKKTDVAGMICLNASSWGKGIYTVKFDYYGNKFFNPSSATNLVTILDGTAPILTAQGRTDFGYGAGTSFKVALTAGGVPLVNRIVTFTIGGKSYTDITDNKGIASTPINLDIGNHVVDCRSYDEFKVNGTSESFIINVFKRSDSKLTWECGTSYKDSSQTFKVSLTDSSGKPIRDGNVELTIDGETYTAKTASNGYAEFTTSVALGKYKVSVTFTGNNDYLPSSTSSSINVELSKFGKGLNEKNAGSGSSAYGKSSSHCPVNNAKIKALVKSLTSGLTNNVDKVKAIFNYVRYNITYVFYYNTRRGAVGTLNAKSGNCVDKSHLLVSMYRTAGFKARYVHGRCLFSSGYIGHVWTQVLVDNTWICGDPSNRINDLGKIANWNTNSYKIRGKYVSPPF, via the coding sequence TTGAATAAAAAGGTGGCAATGGCCGTATTTTTGGCATTTGTTCTATTTTTTTCAATCAGTGCAATTCAGGCAAGTGATGTTAATGTGGATGGGCCTAGTCTGAATTCTGGCAATGATGTGTCTCTTCAGATTCAAGACTGCTTTAAATCTGATGAATTGGGAGCAACCAATTCTAATAATGTATCAACTAACGATAATCAAGTCTTTTTAAAGGAAAATGTTAAAAATAAAACGGAATTGTCATCTCCTGCATCAAGGGTCTATGTTAATGGAAGTTATGGTGTTGTTTTAAAGGATGTGAATACAAATAATGTCTTGGCAAACAAAAAAATCAACTTTATTATAAATAATATTGCTTATACGGCCACAACAGATGCTAATGGTATTGCAGGTGTTAATTTGAACATAAACCCTGGAACTTATACCGTAATGGCTTACTTTAATGGAGATAATGATTTTGAAGTTAGCAATTTAACGTCTGAAGTTAGAATAGCGTCCACCATTCAGGCAAAAAACCTAACAAAATACTATAATGGGGCCACACAATACATGGCTAAATTCCTTGACAGCAAAGGAAATCTTTTGGTAAATAAAATTGTTACCATAACAGTTAATGGAAATTCATACACGAGGAAAACCAATAGTAAAGGCCTCATAAGCCTGCCAATGAATTTCAAGCCGGGCATTTATAAGGTCGTTTCAACCAATCCCCTTACGGGATATAAGATAACCACCACTTTTGAAATTCTATCTACAATTACATCCTATGACCTTAAGAAAGTCATTGGCGATGATAATAGGTTTGTAGTGAAATTTTTTAAAAAGGATGGCAAGCCATTAGCCAATAAGCAGGTTAAAATCAAAATCAACGGTAAAACTTACAAGTACAAAACGGATTCAAATGGACTTGTAAGTTTATCTTTCAACAGTTATAAAAAAGGCACATATGATGTCGTTTCCTATAATACTGATGGTTTGTCAAAAACCAATAAGGTTACACTTTTTAATGTTGCAATCACCAAATTAACCACTGCAGATAATTTTTACACGTTTCTACCAAATGATGCCAAGGAAATCAAAGTCAAATTCACTACAAGTCTGGGAGGAAATTCAAATTCTGGAAAAAATATTAATGTGAACATTAACGGAGTAACATATTCTAAAAAAACAGATGTTGCGGGAATGATATGTCTAAATGCATCATCATGGGGTAAAGGCATTTATACTGTCAAATTTGATTATTATGGCAACAAATTCTTCAATCCGTCAAGTGCGACAAATCTTGTTACCATACTTGATGGAACTGCTCCAATTTTGACTGCTCAGGGCAGAACAGATTTCGGTTATGGTGCAGGCACCTCATTTAAGGTAGCATTAACTGCTGGTGGAGTTCCTTTAGTCAATAGGATTGTAACCTTTACGATTGGAGGAAAAAGTTACACCGATATTACTGATAATAAAGGAATAGCCTCAACACCTATCAATCTTGATATTGGAAATCATGTGGTTGATTGCAGGTCTTACGATGAATTTAAAGTCAATGGAACTTCCGAATCTTTTATAATCAATGTCTTTAAAAGAAGCGACTCCAAATTAACATGGGAATGCGGAACTTCCTACAAGGATTCGTCGCAGACCTTTAAGGTTTCACTGACAGATTCCAGTGGAAAGCCTATTCGTGACGGAAATGTCGAGCTGACAATTGATGGTGAAACATACACCGCAAAGACTGCATCAAATGGCTATGCGGAATTCACAACCAGTGTCGCATTGGGAAAATATAAGGTTTCGGTCACCTTCACGGGCAACAACGATTATCTTCCTTCTTCAACATCCAGCTCCATAAATGTCGAGCTTTCCAAATTTGGAAAGGGGCTTAATGAGAAGAATGCGGGTTCAGGTTCAAGTGCATATGGCAAGTCATCCAGTCACTGTCCGGTCAACAATGCAAAGATTAAGGCTTTAGTAAAATCGTTAACCAGTGGCCTGACTAATAATGTTGACAAGGTGAAAGCTATTTTCAACTATGTAAGGTACAACATAACCTATGTCTTTTATTATAATACTCGTCGTGGCGCAGTAGGCACATTGAATGCCAAATCAGGCAATTGTGTTGACAAATCACACTTGTTGGTTTCCATGTACCGGACAGCAGGGTTTAAAGCAAGATATGTCCATGGCAGATGTCTTTTTAGCAGTGGCTATATCGGGCATGTCTGGACTCAGGTTTTGGTTGACAACACATGGATTTGCGGAGATCCTA
- the cobS gene encoding adenosylcobinamide-GDP ribazoletransferase, translated as MENDDYFQDEEFSPIRSLLGLLTFSTILPINVFTSIEYMTKLTWCWPFLHIFIGVLAAICGYVSLEFLHLNSFFTAAIVYAFLMLITGYNHLDGVMDMADGVMVHGEPEKKIKVMKDSSVGAGGVATLFLVASLTIAGIYNILDYNFIFGIIICEMAAKTSLLTTALLSLPLTPGIGSYFINETNIPNYFASTIIVAIIAGLLGGTVGIFGVVGAVVSGIIIAVIARRNFIVANGDVLGMSNEVGRLFALLFMAVALYFF; from the coding sequence ATGGAAAATGATGATTACTTTCAAGATGAGGAGTTCTCTCCAATCAGGTCTTTATTGGGGCTTTTGACATTCTCGACAATTCTCCCAATCAATGTTTTCACGTCAATTGAGTACATGACCAAACTTACTTGGTGCTGGCCGTTTCTCCACATATTCATTGGAGTTTTAGCAGCCATTTGCGGGTATGTTTCTTTGGAATTCCTGCATTTGAATTCATTTTTCACAGCTGCTATTGTCTATGCATTCTTAATGTTGATTACTGGATACAATCATCTTGATGGCGTAATGGACATGGCGGATGGGGTGATGGTCCACGGAGAGCCTGAAAAGAAAATCAAAGTCATGAAGGACTCTTCTGTAGGTGCTGGTGGTGTTGCCACATTATTTTTGGTTGCCAGTTTAACAATTGCGGGCATATACAATATATTGGATTATAATTTTATTTTCGGCATCATAATCTGTGAGATGGCGGCTAAGACATCACTTTTGACAACCGCACTGCTGTCTCTTCCTTTGACTCCTGGAATCGGAAGCTATTTTATAAATGAAACCAATATTCCAAATTACTTTGCCTCAACAATAATAGTCGCAATAATCGCCGGTTTATTGGGCGGCACCGTCGGTATATTTGGCGTTGTTGGTGCTGTGGTCAGCGGCATTATCATAGCTGTCATTGCAAGGAGGAATTTTATTGTAGCCAACGGCGATGTGCTTGGAATGAGTAATGAGGTAGGCCGTTTGTTTGCATTACTGTTTATGGCAGTTGCTTTATATTTCTTTTAA
- a CDS encoding tRNA (cytidine(56)-2'-O)-methyltransferase, with protein MNVNVLRLDHRLKRDTRITTHVCLTARAFGASKIYLAGERDNRLMENVRDTASRFGGNFEIEYTESYMGIINRWKSDGGKVVHLTMYGSQAHEVAPEVRKDGSDILIIVGGSKVPGKVYKAADWNVSVTTQPHSEVSSLAVFQHLLMDGKEFDLEFENPVLEVIPTAHGKTVNIHDENR; from the coding sequence ATGAATGTAAATGTTTTAAGATTGGATCATAGATTGAAAAGGGATACTCGTATTACAACCCATGTGTGTTTAACTGCCCGTGCTTTTGGAGCCAGTAAAATTTATCTTGCCGGTGAACGCGATAACAGGCTCATGGAAAATGTCCGGGATACCGCATCAAGATTCGGCGGGAACTTTGAAATAGAATACACTGAAAGTTACATGGGAATCATCAACAGATGGAAATCAGATGGAGGTAAAGTGGTGCACCTTACAATGTACGGATCACAGGCTCATGAAGTGGCTCCTGAAGTTAGAAAAGACGGTTCTGATATCTTAATAATCGTCGGAGGTTCCAAGGTTCCTGGAAAAGTATATAAAGCTGCAGATTGGAATGTGTCTGTTACAACACAGCCCCACTCTGAGGTATCCTCTTTGGCCGTATTTCAGCACTTGCTGATGGACGGTAAGGAGTTTGATTTGGAATTTGAAAATCCCGTGCTTGAAGTTATTCCGACAGCTCATGGAAAGACGGTCAACATTCATGATGAAAACCGTTAG
- the larC gene encoding nickel pincer cofactor biosynthesis protein LarC, translating into MTIIIDPQSSGIAGNMIIGALVDLGADDDDIKEIMERTANEFGKIEVTFENIKKQCINSTYCNVEMLEQSPSITYPEFIEKIKKLDLDENVKNKSINVFKRIGKAEAKVHGKPLQEIHFHEVGTSDAVADVIGSIYAYYSLNLNNQKIIGLPIAVGGGTVQTSHGILPVPVPAVVEILKDGKMIGGPVESELATPTGAAIYAEICDEIKEFIPLIKPKKVGYGAGKKDFDHPNVLRIIESSDVTESDEIDVIETNIDHLTGEEIGYLFDKLLDIGASDVSITPIIMKKNRQGSLLKVISPRKNRENLIDAIFKETGSLGIRISANMHRGVAKREFVKETFEINGKPYDVTFKIGYINGETISKRPEYEDLKRIATDSGIPLRKIREMIK; encoded by the coding sequence ATGACAATTATTATTGACCCACAATCCAGCGGAATAGCTGGAAACATGATTATTGGTGCCTTAGTGGACTTAGGTGCTGATGATGATGACATAAAGGAAATAATGGAAAGAACAGCTAATGAATTCGGAAAAATAGAAGTTACTTTTGAAAATATAAAGAAACAGTGCATTAATTCGACTTACTGCAATGTTGAAATGCTTGAACAATCCCCGTCAATCACTTATCCTGAATTTATAGAAAAAATCAAAAAGCTTGATTTGGATGAGAACGTTAAAAATAAATCCATCAATGTATTTAAGAGAATCGGGAAAGCCGAAGCCAAGGTACATGGAAAACCATTGCAAGAAATTCATTTTCATGAAGTTGGAACAAGTGATGCAGTAGCAGATGTAATCGGGTCAATATATGCATACTATTCACTTAACTTAAACAATCAGAAAATAATTGGCCTTCCGATAGCTGTCGGAGGAGGAACAGTGCAAACATCCCATGGAATCCTACCTGTTCCGGTGCCTGCAGTGGTGGAAATCCTAAAAGACGGGAAAATGATTGGAGGCCCTGTCGAAAGCGAGCTTGCAACACCAACCGGCGCTGCAATCTATGCTGAAATATGCGATGAGATTAAAGAATTCATTCCATTAATCAAACCAAAAAAAGTAGGTTACGGTGCAGGAAAAAAGGATTTTGACCATCCAAATGTCTTAAGGATAATTGAAAGCTCAGACGTCACTGAAAGCGATGAAATAGATGTTATCGAAACAAATATCGATCATTTAACCGGTGAAGAAATTGGCTATTTATTCGATAAGCTTTTAGACATTGGCGCATCAGATGTTTCCATTACTCCAATTATCATGAAGAAAAACAGGCAAGGAAGCCTTCTGAAAGTAATTTCCCCAAGAAAAAATAGGGAAAACCTAATTGATGCGATATTTAAGGAAACCGGAAGTTTGGGCATAAGAATCTCTGCAAATATGCACAGAGGAGTTGCAAAAAGAGAATTTGTAAAAGAAACTTTTGAAATCAATGGCAAACCTTATGACGTGACTTTTAAAATTGGATACATCAATGGAGAAACAATATCAAAAAGACCGGAATATGAAGACTTGAAACGTATTGCAACGGACAGCGGCATCCCACTTAGGAAAATAAGAGAGATGATAAAATGA
- the queC gene encoding 7-cyano-7-deazaguanine synthase QueC has protein sequence MKKAISVLSGGLDCTVATSAYAEDYEIHAITFNYGQKSFKREFQASREICEKMNWTHEVIDLPWLSKISQSSLNTSQEIPEVSPEDLDDLEKSTESASSVWVPARNTVFTSIALSYAESMGAEIIIVGWNDEEGTTFPDNSKEFLENFNELIDVGSPDKIKIEAPAIDLDKEEIVELGVEVGAPMELSYSCYNGGDKHCGVCESCMRRKRAFKKLGIKDLTEYES, from the coding sequence ATGAAAAAGGCCATTTCCGTCTTGTCAGGAGGCCTTGACTGCACTGTTGCAACCAGCGCATATGCCGAGGATTATGAGATTCATGCAATAACATTTAATTACGGTCAGAAAAGCTTTAAAAGAGAGTTTCAGGCTTCAAGAGAAATCTGTGAGAAGATGAATTGGACCCATGAAGTGATTGACCTGCCATGGCTTTCGAAAATCAGCCAATCCAGTTTGAATACATCTCAAGAAATCCCGGAAGTTTCGCCTGAAGATTTAGACGACCTTGAAAAAAGCACTGAAAGTGCAAGCAGCGTATGGGTTCCTGCAAGGAATACAGTATTCACATCAATTGCGCTATCTTATGCAGAAAGCATGGGCGCTGAAATTATTATTGTCGGATGGAACGATGAGGAGGGAACCACATTTCCCGACAATTCAAAAGAGTTTTTAGAGAATTTCAATGAGCTGATAGATGTTGGGTCCCCAGATAAAATTAAAATTGAAGCACCAGCCATTGATTTAGATAAAGAGGAAATCGTTGAATTAGGAGTTGAAGTTGGCGCTCCAATGGAATTGAGTTACTCTTGTTATAACGGAGGAGACAAACACTGTGGCGTTTGTGAAAGTTGCATGAGGCGAAAAAGAGCCTTTAAAAAATTAGGAATAAAAGATTTAACTGAATATGAAAGTTAA
- a CDS encoding phosphatidylglycerophosphatase A has translation MEGNNINVIEKDYGICINNPNHFLAFSDFTVSDGIDIVENVNVLKAKDEFESTARKAETFNQSEGSYIAQATDDLNYFKNSYDDLTIFTFLSDDVVIEDFTSQLQVANSPKGFVDARINISHVVYINKVVSARDLLRVFKIITNIKAKVLANMCLPVHIQNILNRDDFLAVLADIPVTESESLDINNIDCDELDFDELKIRLEEAIEISIEDAFEKINLTFGILDYFVSEGILIGDLIDAGMELVDGVEVTQELRDKMEAQILKSLTDINVIALLVAAIRTEQDLSCGRIREVDVSDDPSYFYTDEVLGLAISNQIAGTKATFNFKRYDEAKPGIIYGLPPMLDDIFAGLIAGCMSKIFEE, from the coding sequence ATGGAAGGCAATAACATTAACGTCATTGAAAAAGATTATGGGATTTGCATAAATAATCCCAATCATTTTTTAGCTTTCAGCGACTTTACGGTCAGTGACGGCATTGACATTGTTGAAAATGTCAATGTTTTAAAAGCTAAAGATGAATTCGAATCGACTGCAAGGAAAGCGGAAACATTCAATCAGTCTGAAGGTTCATATATTGCTCAGGCAACAGATGACTTAAACTACTTTAAAAATTCATATGATGATTTAACAATCTTCACTTTTCTTTCCGATGATGTTGTCATTGAAGATTTCACCTCTCAACTGCAGGTTGCCAATTCCCCTAAGGGATTTGTGGATGCAAGAATCAATATAAGTCATGTAGTTTACATCAATAAGGTTGTCTCTGCTCGTGATTTGCTTAGGGTATTTAAGATTATCACAAACATAAAGGCAAAGGTACTGGCCAATATGTGTTTGCCGGTTCACATCCAAAATATTCTAAACAGGGATGATTTCTTAGCGGTTTTGGCAGATATTCCAGTAACCGAATCAGAAAGTTTGGACATCAACAATATCGATTGTGATGAACTTGACTTTGACGAGCTGAAAATAAGGCTTGAAGAGGCAATTGAAATATCCATTGAGGATGCGTTTGAAAAAATAAATCTGACTTTTGGAATCCTTGACTATTTCGTTTCCGAAGGAATATTAATCGGTGATTTGATTGATGCGGGCATGGAGCTTGTGGATGGTGTTGAAGTCACACAAGAGCTGAGGGATAAGATGGAAGCGCAAATACTTAAATCTTTAACTGACATCAATGTGATTGCACTTTTGGTTGCCGCAATAAGGACTGAGCAGGACTTGTCCTGTGGACGCATAAGGGAAGTCGATGTCAGTGATGACCCTTCATATTTTTACACTGATGAGGTATTGGGCCTTGCAATTTCAAATCAGATTGCAGGAACAAAGGCAACTTTTAATTTCAAGAGGTATGATGAAGCAAAACCGGGAATTATCTATGGCTTGCCGCCGATGCTTGATGATATTTTTGCAGGCCTAATTGCAGGATGCATGTCTAAAATATTTGAGGAATAA
- a CDS encoding vWA domain-containing protein: protein MVKVLPESPDLDLIFLIDKSGSMYGSEEDIIGGFNSFIAREKSKEFNTKVTTIFFDHEYEVLYKRKSIKDVDDLTHADYQVRGSTALFDAIGRTIVNFKNEISNKVLFVIMTDGMENSSVEFSKSQITDMIENQGWEFIYIGADINSYREAEKIGIRKSRTANYQKSKEGIDRLYCSVESAADSIRANKSLDEANWKKDLKRYD from the coding sequence ATGGTTAAGGTATTGCCAGAAAGCCCAGACTTGGACTTGATATTTCTAATTGACAAAAGTGGGTCAATGTACGGCAGCGAAGAGGATATCATAGGTGGATTCAACTCATTTATTGCCCGTGAAAAATCAAAGGAATTCAATACGAAGGTAACCACAATCTTTTTTGATCACGAATACGAGGTGTTGTACAAAAGGAAATCCATCAAGGATGTGGATGATTTGACTCATGCTGATTATCAGGTTAGGGGCTCAACCGCTCTTTTTGACGCTATCGGAAGAACAATCGTCAATTTCAAAAATGAAATTAGCAATAAGGTATTGTTTGTCATAATGACTGATGGGATGGAAAACTCTTCAGTTGAGTTTTCAAAATCACAGATTACAGACATGATAGAAAATCAGGGATGGGAGTTCATATACATCGGCGCCGACATCAATTCATATCGGGAAGCGGAAAAAATAGGCATCAGAAAATCAAGGACAGCCAATTATCAAAAATCAAAAGAAGGTATAGACAGGTTATATTGTTCTGTTGAATCTGCTGCAGATTCTATTAGAGCAAATAAAAGTTTGGATGAAGCAAATTGGAAAAAGGATTTGAAAAGATATGATTAA
- a CDS encoding DUF763 domain-containing protein — MQRKGAVNLPLHGGHPPKWLFTRMVDLSGALASVIIEEYSLEDFLNRISNPYWFQAFSCVLGFDWHSSGTTTTTLGALKASLSPEEHGIYLSGGKGAKSRKTPEGIEHAGEIFNLKTKTTEKLVQTSKLSAKIDNSCIQDGYTLYQHNFFVTEKGDWAVVQQGLNTQNKYARRYHWLGSEVEKLLNDPHSGISCDMKTPNTLNMSSKDSKEAQKISVDLINDNPNHLRQYFKRKDNQMLLEDFTMPQHHPVLDMDISDKEFEILTRAWEIQPENYEELILLQGIGPKKIRALALISDLVYGEPASWKDPVKYSFTHGGKDGFPYPVDREVYDNSIQTIRDAIDQARIKKREKIKAIKRLDDFIS, encoded by the coding sequence ATGCAAAGAAAAGGTGCAGTCAATTTACCCCTCCATGGAGGGCATCCTCCAAAATGGTTATTTACAAGAATGGTTGACCTATCCGGAGCGCTAGCTTCAGTCATCATTGAAGAGTATAGTTTAGAGGACTTTTTAAATAGGATTTCAAATCCCTATTGGTTTCAGGCATTCTCCTGCGTTTTGGGTTTTGACTGGCATTCATCAGGAACAACCACAACCACATTAGGGGCATTAAAAGCATCACTATCCCCTGAAGAACATGGAATCTATCTTAGCGGAGGCAAAGGCGCAAAATCCAGAAAAACACCGGAAGGCATTGAACACGCTGGAGAGATATTCAACTTAAAGACCAAAACAACAGAAAAACTAGTCCAGACAAGCAAATTGTCTGCTAAAATCGACAATTCATGCATTCAAGATGGCTACACATTATATCAACACAATTTCTTTGTTACAGAAAAGGGAGATTGGGCGGTTGTCCAACAGGGCCTGAATACACAAAACAAATATGCAAGACGTTACCACTGGCTGGGAAGTGAAGTCGAAAAGCTTCTAAATGATCCTCACAGCGGAATATCCTGTGACATGAAGACTCCAAATACATTGAACATGTCTTCAAAAGACAGCAAGGAAGCCCAAAAGATAAGCGTGGATTTAATCAATGACAATCCAAATCATTTAAGGCAATATTTTAAAAGAAAAGACAATCAAATGCTTTTGGAAGATTTCACAATGCCCCAACACCATCCAGTGCTCGACATGGACATTTCAGATAAGGAATTCGAGATCCTGACACGAGCCTGGGAGATACAGCCTGAAAATTACGAAGAGCTAATATTGCTTCAAGGAATTGGTCCCAAAAAAATAAGAGCCCTAGCATTAATTTCCGATTTGGTTTACGGTGAGCCGGCCAGTTGGAAAGACCCCGTGAAATACAGTTTCACACATGGCGGAAAGGACGGATTTCCATATCCTGTTGACAGGGAAGTATACGACAATTCGATTCAGACAATCCGAGATGCAATTGACCAGGCACGCATTAAAAAAAGAGAAAAGATAAAAGCCATAAAAAGACTTGACGACTTCATATCCTAA